tcctactaggtttgggtctggtttgctgcaaattttctaggtccttgagatgcgctgaaagctcatttatttggtacctttctgttgtattggaatctaagtctccctttacgtcccttaacatatcttttaaatagaccggtgccctgtaattaggtgcatatacatttataatagttacatcttcctgttgaattgaacccttaatcattatatagtgcccctctttgtctctcttaacagtttttgtattaaagtttattttgtctgatattaatatggctacacctgcttttttttggtttctggtggcattgaatatctttttccaacctttcactttcagtctgcatgcatctttgttagagagatgtgtttcttgtaggcaacaaatagttgggttgtgttccttaagccaatcagccagtctgtgtcttttaactggacagttcaggccattcacgtttaatgtgactattgatacatagtgactttgccctgccattttcccagagatatttttgAGTATATGCTTtcagcttcccatgctcttttactggtaggtgttcttcctttcccttctttcatattgatggccgtgtttctgtgtttctgagtgtagcacatctttaagtatcttttgcagggccggacgagtggcggcaaagtctttcaatttctgtttgctatgaaaggtctttatttcaccttcattcacaaatgagagcttagaaggatataatattctgggctggaaatttttctctctcagcacctgtgctatgtctcgccattccctcctagcctgtagtgtttctgatgagaagtctgctgtgagtctgatcggagatcctctgagagtaatctgacatttctctcttgcaaattttaggatctttgctttatgtttcactgtgatgagtttaattacaacgtgtcgtggtgaggatctcttttggtcatgtttattggggcttctatgagcttcctgtactaggatgtctctgtccttctccaaacctggaaagttccctgctagtatctcactaaaaaggccttctaatcctttctctctctccatgccttcaggaactcctagaacccgaatgttggtttttttaatagtatcctgaagattcccgacaatattttttagatttctaatttcctcttcttttctttggtttgactgtatcctttcccgttctctgtcttctaagtccgatattctctcttctgcttcacccattctgtttttaaggctctctaatgtgtttgtcatttgatctattgagctcttcatttcattttgatttctcttcactatcacactttcctgctctactagtttctgcgtttcattttgattcttccttaaaatttcattttcacgagagagattttcaatcctgtccaataaggatttctgtagttcaaggatttgcttttgaaaacttctaaatgttatcataaattttttgaaatccatatcttgcatttcttctatctcatcatcttcataatcttggcttggggtgttttgttttttggaagcatcatagtgtcatcattgatcttgttccctcgatttctgtgtttattgcttggcatggttaattctgtttccctcactgtgaggttttttttattattattatactatgtctgtgtgttaagtggactgcctgctgttggaggagccttggaggcttgagatgggtgtggcctgagagctctgcttggttcttcctggttaagggtgtttaaaggtgacaccctcaggttatgcgtggtaaatctctctttatttatttatttattcatttatttattttattttattttattttattttttgttcaggaggtaagtaatactgcaaggcttcGCTTCCAGCAccaatgtgtggactcagaaCCCTTagcatccctcctctccccgctggtgtctttgtcacatagactccccttcccacactggcgctcagactctgcggctcccgcagTTCAGCTTCCGCGTGGTGgacgaccctgctctcccagtaggtcctttgggtcacagcgaatagctccgaaagagtttcctctgcaattttttcctgatcctttgtctgaggctactgtaactccgcttttattaaactaaatttaccCGGACTATCgttgcgcgccctcactattccgctaTCTTGCctccaacctaaatgcccatcaacggtagactggataaagaaattatgggatatgtactctttagaatactataccgcagtaagaaacaatgaaatccagtcatttgcaacaaaatggaggaaactggaacacatcatgctgagtgaaataagccagtcccaaagggacacataccatatgttctccctgattggtgacaactgactgaacaccaaaaaggaaacctgttgaagtgaaatggacactatgagaaatggtgacttgatcagcatagccctgactgttaatgaacaacttaatacattatccctcttagtagtttttttgtctgctctacttaatatgactggtttaattctgtaattaatacacagttattcttaagtgttgaaaattaactgaaatgtgatccctgttaaacataagagtgggaataagagagggaagagatgtacaatttgggacatgctcaagctgacttgccccaaatggtagagttagaaacataccaggggattccaattcaatcccatcaaggtggcatgtgccaatgccatctcaccagtccaagtgatcaatttcagttcacaattgatcataatgaaaggactaagagtcaaagggatcacataaacaagtctagtacctcctaatactaaccgatagaataaataaaagggagagcgatccaacatgggaagcgagatactcagcagactcatagaatgacggatgtcctaaacagcactctggcctcagaatcagccctaaaggcattccgatctggctgaaaagcccatgagagcatttcaggcatggaaagccaagacactatggcaaaaaaaaaaaacctaaatgaaagatctctgtgagtgagatcccagtggaaagaacaggtcttcaaagaaggaggtacctttctctgaagggaggagagaacctccactttgactatgaccttgtctaaacaagataagagtcggagaactcaaggggtttccatagccttggaaactcatgactggagcatggggagattactgatgccataaacaggagtgtcaatttgtaaagtcaacaacaggagtcactgtgcactcgctcctcatgtaggatctctgtccttaatgtgttgtacattgagacttaatgctataatgagtactcaaacagtatatttcactttgtgtttctatgggggtgcaaactgttgaaatctttacttaatgtatactaaactgatcttctgttaaaaaaaaaaaaagaagaagaagaaattatcaattcccaacttgactctcactgggattaaacatgacaataggtctgatctgatttcatcatcattcaaaaaatcatctattatttttcactttatgtttctgtgtgggagcaaattgttgaaatctttacttaatgtatgctaaactgatcttctgtatataaagagaatcgaaaatgaatcttgatgtgaatggaaggggagagggagtgggagagggagggttgcgggtgggagggacgttatgggggggaagccattgtaatccataagctgtactttggaaattaatattcattaaataaaagttaaaaataaaaacaagtgtaCTATACAGACATTATAAAACATAGAGACAGTGGGTAGTGTCCCACATACATGTGGACAACATTCCCCCAGGAGGACACAAGTGATGACATTTTCTAATCAGGTCACAAAGAACCAAGAGACTCAAGAAAATACTATTCATCCACAGATGATTATTGCATCCTGCAAACTCCCCCTATATCTGCCTGAGTCAGCCCCACTCACAGGATCAGGTGTCTGAGTTGAACCTATGGAAGTCATTACTGAGAACCTCCAGGTCACCTCCAAAGCAAAGCCACTCTGAAGGAGTCTGCTTGCCAGGCCTTGTGACCAGGCTTTGCCCCAGGCCCCACCTGAGATAGAGGGTGAACCCAGCAAACCCAGTTGTGAGAGCATGAACTGGGTCTACCCCCATGCCATGCTCTCCCTAGTGCCCACTCTGGCCAGGCTGAGTGATGAGATGGGAAATGCAGGCAAGTATGAGTTAGGGGTGGAGAAAGAGGCCAGGGCCACCCCTCCTCTGATGTAGAGCTTCCCCCACTGAGCCCTGGACTCTGCTAATTCCCAGAGTTCAACCCTGTACTGTTGACTCCCCAAGTCATCCTTGATCCCTTCACACCCTCCCAGCATCACCTGGcctcctctctatcactctctccaCATTTCTAGCACACCATGACAGCCCCAGTCTGAGCCACACCCAGGAACCACCACAACTACACATTGTCTCTTTTGTCCACCATCCTGCACAAGTGAGGAAATAAAGCACACAGGGGCTTTCCCTCGCTTGTCCAAAGTCCCACAGTCCAAGCCTGAAGAGCAGTCACCAGAGATTTCTCTTTGCCACCTTAGACTTATCTTCCATTACCTGTGACATACATGGTCGTAATAATAATATCAACCTCAGAGAGAGTTTGAAATACTTAAATCCATtcgtgtttcttaaaaaaaaatacttctcaaaACACACGACTAAATCAAAATCCATaggaaaggggctggtgctgtggcatagccggtaaagtgccactgcctgcagtaccagcatcccatatgcatgctggttcaagtcctggctgctccaattctgatccagccctctgctatagcttgagagagcagtggaagaagacccaagtttTGGGGCTTCTGCAACAaacaacgtgggagacccagaaaaatcacCAGGATCCTGGCTCATGGTCTTTGCTTTgcattggtgtagctccggccatggcagccaactggggagtgaaccagtgcctggaagactctctctctctcttcatcttcctctccctctctctctccctctctctccctctctcaaccttcctctctctcaccctctcaccctttctctctatttctctctctccctctctctctctctttctgtctctttctgtctctacttctccctccatgtaactctttcaaacaaacaaatacatcttttagaaaaaccaaaggaaaacacacatgaggtgtgtgcagggagacagagttgaggagagagggagacagacctcAGATGGCTGTCTTCAGCCCAGTGAGAGTGCACCAAATCTGTACTCAGTCATACAAACACTTGTCCACTGTCTGCTAGGATCAACAGCAACCTGTGAGTTCTGAAGCCCATCCTTGGGGAGTGGGACCCCTACAAATGTTTACTTCCTTAGGTACTCTTCCTGAGCCCTAGGACACCTATTGGAATTCTCTATACAAGAGAGTTACTCTTCTATCATAACTTAATAACTCTTTGTTACACTGTCCTAATCAAACTATTTTCTGGCTTCCTAGATGGCCCAAACTGAGTGATTATTTTCTCTTCAtgctcattttatttgtatttcttgtaCAAAAGTTATTAATAGCTGATGGTGCTTTCGCATAAAAAGTAAAGCCTCCACATGGTAGGGTCTGCATCACatatggtttgagtcatggctgctgcacttctgatccagtttcctgtgaatggcctgggaaaagcagcagaagacagctcaggtacttgggcccctgcacccacatggcagaccaggatgaagctcctggctctggacttcagcctggccaaaccccagccattgcagccatctaggggtgaactagaggatggaaagtctctttccttctctctctgtatctctgcctttcaaataattaacatcTGTAAGAAAAGTGTTACTAATATCCACTCTGAAGGAATTCAGGAAATGAATTACCACTTGCTTTACCAAAACAATTTAGAATCATGGTTCCACAAAGTTGGATCATCATCAGGTTTGCTCAGCAATTACGATGTACCAGGTCTAAAATGAGGGAGAACACGTCCAACCATCATTTCTCTCTTATGGATCACCTCAGTCCTATGGCTGATCAGTGATTAGCAGGAATAAGGTTTTTGTTGGCTCAAATGATCCATTATTTAAATGGGAAACAATTCACATGCAACAGTAACATAGTTGAACTTCCTGTTATCCCCCCAACCAGCTGACTCCTTTCCTGTTGCCAGCCATCATTTATACACAGTAAGGGCTGCTCCATGTCTGTCCAGTCACAGCTCCTTCCCCTGGATGACTACATATGAACTGTACACTCTCCTGGGACACATCAGGGCtaatggcagagagaaaaaactgAGATGCATCCATGGGGAACGGGAGCCTGCAGGGATCAGCCCAATGCATTCAAAGGGGCAAGGAATGACACTGGGACAGGCTCATGCTCAATATCAACTTCTGTGCTTCCTTGAGGAGTGTCAGGTTGATCATTTCTATTCTCCACTAAGTACAGTCATCACTAACTCCAGAGATTACAAACCAGTCATGATAGGGAACATGGACATGACTGAAATGTGGACACACTTGGCCCTCCCCTGGGGTTCTCTCCATGGCTGGCAAACTCAGCTGTGCACAGGGAACACAGCGGCCAAAGAACCATGGACCTGCCAGGCTGACAGGCCAGCCTGTCATGGAGATAAAGGGAGGGTCTTCCTGACCGGGGCTGCAGTCAACATAAAACTGATGGGGAATAGGAATGTTATAACCATTTGTTTTGTTCCTCTCCCTTCACTGACAAAGCTGTCCTCGGTCTCTGCAGTAGTGAAGGGAAAACCTTGGAAATTACTCTATTTCTGCTTAAACAAATTAGAAACAATGGCATTCtccaaggaagaggaggaaagtcTCCAGCGATCTTTCCTCAAATAATCTCACCTCACAGGTATTCTTGTCGGTGGATCTGGACCACGGCACGAGGGTAAACACCACTGAGAAGAACATGGAAGAGCGGCACTTGCAAATGTCAGGAGAACTGTGCACATCAGAGAGCTGCAGGGGACAAATAGTCTGCAGATGAATCAGCACAAGATGTGAGATCCCTCTGACTGCACATACACAGGCCACGCCCTAGGGGAGGAAAGACTGTGGAACTGAGCTCCCACGCAACCAAGCAATTGACTTCCAGGTGACCTCTGAGGGTACAAGGTCTCAGTGGACACAGCTCCATGAAAATGAGTTGAAAACTGCACAAAGGGGCACCACTGTAGGACATGAGCCAAAACACCAAGATCAGTTAGATGTGCGCTATGTGGTTTGCttcacagagcaacagagaaggaaaatgagcAACCTCCTGAGAGTTTTTAGTCTCCCACACTGTCCAGAATGCCACGGAGCAGTACACAACAAAACATAGAGATGACTAGGACAGTCTGATCAGCTCTCAAAGAAAAAGACCACTGATTGGCACTGAACCTGTCCTCATAGAGGAATGACTAGGGACAGCATCTCCTCTAACCATTTccaaagaaggaaaggcaaatgCTCTTGAAATTGATGGAAGAATGTGTTCTGAGCAGACGAAGAATTACATGAAAAACACAAGCTGGAAATGTCAGGCCTGAATGTACAATATACCTATCAAACTGCAATGGATGggatggcgccgtggctcaacaggctaatcctccactttgcggtgctggcacaccgggttctagtcgcactcggggtgcctgattctgtcccagttgccgctcttccaggccagctctcttctatggcccggaagtgcagtgtaggatggcccaggtccttgggccctgcacccaatgggagactaggagaagcacctagctcctggatttggatcaccACGATGCGTagggcgccagccatggcagccattggagggtgaaccaagggcaaatggaagacctttctctctgtctctttctctctctcactgtctactctgcctgtcaaaaaaaaatgcaatggattGAATCAGGGCCAGAGtgtagaaaaagaggaaggatcAGATTACATGCCAATCAACAGAAAGGTACAAGTtgaagaacaaagagaagggaagaagctGGAAGCTAAATGAATGGAGCCTCAGAGATGTGTGAACCAGAGCAAGAGTCCTAATGTTTGGGAGCctgaaatggggggggggagaaatgGGGGAGCAGTGAACaacaaaatctataaagaatCCAATGGCCAGGAAGATCATCCTTTTAGGAATACAATCCAAGTAGCTCAGAAGCATTACAGGGACATGTGAACAATccacaaaaaaaggggggggggagaatctTGAAATCAAAGCCAATGGCACACTCCCAACAAGGGAATACCCACATGAGAGggtttgacttctcatcagaaaacacaAAGTCCACAGGATACTAGAACCCTGTCCTCCAAGTGCAGAAAGAAAAGATCTCCCAGGATTCTTGAGGGAACCAAGACACCCTGAAGGATCTCAGCCCCCTATGCAGAAAAAGGAAGGGTGGTGGAGAAGAAGGAATACTAAGAGCAGTCATCAGAAGACCACTTGCCATCAAAATAGCACCAAGTGAATGGAATTCTTCAGGCTAAAGTGAAATCCTGCCCACAGGAAGTCTGGTACATCAGGAGTAATGAAGAGCAGGAGAAACGTTAAGGATTTAAATCACTGCTGGCTGTGTTTTCGCCCTTAAATTCTCTAAACGACATCTGCAGAACccaaaacagaaagcacagaCTCAGAGGGTGAGGCTCTGTTTGTACAAAGGTCACACCAAGGGGAACAGTCACAACAGAGCAGAAGGTCAAAGAATCGTGCGGCCCTAAGGTTTCATTACTCTGCCGAACAGGAAGAAAAGGGACTCTAATCAGATGGGAAAAGCAACAGGACCCACAGTGCTATGCCCAGAACAACTGAAACACGAAGACACGCTCTAGAAAAGCTGGATGTGGGCCGGCATCATGGTGCAATGTGCGATCCCACACCCTGAGGCacttgcagctccctgctaatgtgcctgagaaagcagcagaggatggcccaagtccctgcgccCCTgtacatgtgagagacatggaggaagctcctggctttctcctgacCTGCCCTGACTGTGGTGGCAACATGGGGagagaactggcagatggaggatcattctctaattctgtcattcaaataaatttaaaaaaaaatttttttaaataagaggatGAAGTTGGGTCACCCCAGGATCTAGATCTGGGAATGGAGCAGCAACAGATTGATAAACAGGTCTTTGTGGAAATCCAACTTGGCGTTTCCCCAGAGAACTCGCAGGAATGGAATCTCAGTTATATGGTCAGCATGTCTCTCCCAGCCTACCTGGCCCAAAACTAtgctgccagcacctcaggctctGAGGGGCACATGCATTTCTGCCCTGAGGGCTCTCTCCTCAGTGTTTCCAGGACAAGGGAAGGAGGACCCACACTGGGTGACACCAATGCGGCCATAGCCTACAGGACCTGCTTGCCAAGAGACCGCTCCTAGCACTCACCCACCTGAGGGTCAGGGATCGGGCAATGGGTCCTGCCCAGTGCCCTGAGGGCTCTAGGCCCTGGAAAAGCACTGAGGGGGCCACTGCACTACCAACAGCTCATGATGCTCAATACAGACACCCTCTGCCCTCAGTAAGAGCCTGGAGGGACACAAGAGTCCAGAGGGGATCGGCAGCCTTTGCTGGGGCCACTTCCTCCCATGGCATCTGCACAATGTGCCACTCCTAAGGCCATCTTGGCAAACTCCACCCCTAGCCTGGGTCCTGGACACACCCATCTCCAGGCCCTGCTCTCTATGATGCGCACCCCTAGCAGCAGGTTCTGTGACACGTGCCCATTCTGTGACCACTAAGGTTCTGCAGATGTGGCATTTTGGCTTTAGCCCTTCGGAGCGATAGCAGCCAAAAGTGCTTTGGGAAGTCTTCATAGCATAGAGACTCACCAGCTTCTTTTCAAAAACTTTGGGGAGCAAATTTTGCCCCCCTCACCTGCCCCAGCAATGGGGGCTGACCACCGACCTAAGGGGCCCCCAGGCCCAGGTCGGGGTCACACTCCCGCCTCTGGCCCTGGACCAGTTGGTCCACGGGCAAAATACCATAGGTCTTACAGACCAAAAGTCAGACAACCCAGTCTGATGATAAGAAAACTCAGGGCCATCGTGGCACTGCTGACCACTCTCTGCGGGCTTCAGACTCGACAACGCGTGTGCTCCAACAGAGTGAACATCGGTAAGGCCAGGATGCCACCACCCCGTAGGCTAGGTAACCTGATCATCATGGAAATCTGAAAGCCTTGTAGGGGAGGTGTGGTAGAAGTGCGGggagcacgtgtgtgtgcagtgctgtggtgcagtgggctcagccactgcctgcaacaccagcatcccaaaggagtgctgggttgagtcccagctgctgcacttccaacccagctgcctgctaatgtacctgggaaggcagtagaacatggctcaagtacgtggccattttggaaggcaCTGGTGAAGTGCCAGGCCCCTGTCTGGCCAGCTACCTTGCCAGTTGTGGTGGCCATTTCAGGGTCAagtcagaagatggaagctctcttttggTTTTCTCACTCCCCAACTCAACCTttacacataatacatttgtaacagaaagcaaaagcacTTTGGGAGGTGATGCTGAGGTCACCCAGGTGCACAGCAGTTCACATCCTTCCTGCCTTTTCCTTTCTAGGACCTGTACTGAGCACGCCTGATCCTACCAGACGAACCGGCAATGGAAGGCGGAGGAAGCAAACCTGCAAAGTACATCATCCAATTATCCAGGATATGGACACTTTACCCCCTGATACTCCTCCACAGGAGGAAGCCATGGACATCTCTCCCCCTATACTCCCCAATGGGGGGTATCAAGGGACACATCACCCCCATATGTTCCCTGAAAGGAGAGAGCTATAAACAACTcatccctctctgctcccctacAGGAAGAAGCCATGGACACTACTCCTCCATACACTCCACCTCGGGAGGAGGAGCCCATGGACACCACGCCCCCATATGAGCCACCAGAACTGATGGACACCACGCCCCCATATGAGCCACCAGAACTGATGGACACCACACCGCCATATGAGCCACCAGAACTGATGGACACCACACCGCCATATGAGCCACCAGAACTGATGGACACCACACCGCCATATGAGCCACCAGAACTGATGGACACCACGCCCCCATAAGAAACATCTTGGGCGGATCCACACCTCCCCATGTTCCACCACGGGAAGAGCCCAGGGATATCACACTCCCAACATTCCACCATGGGAGGAGCCTATTGACCCACACCCTCCTGTGCTCCCCCATGGGAGGAGTCCCTGGACACCACAACCTCCCAAGCTCAACTAAAGGAGGAACCAATGGATACCACAATGCCATAGGCTCCTCCTCCAGTGTAGTGCCTGGACACCACACCCTCCTACGCTCCACCAAGGGAGGAACCAATGGATACCACAATCCCATAGGCTCCTCCTCCAGAGGAGCCCATGGACACAACACCAACCTATACTCCCCCTCCAGAGGAGGCCATGGACCCTTCACCCCCTAGTTTCCAGCATAGTCCATGGAAATGTCAACTGCATCTCCTGCCCTCTGTTTTCCTCCTGCTGGTCCCAGGGGCAGTTTTATGCCTGGCCTTCCCATCTTTCCTTGCATCTTCATAACCAGTTTCCCAGCACCTATGGATATAGACCCTCCCACgtgacccttcctccctcccctccaggacATGGCACAACTCTGCTCCCAGGCAGCTCCTTTCATGGCCTCCAGCTGGCTCCTCGCCACACAAGAGTCTTATTTAATATTAAACACCATACTCGTTCTGTTTTTTGTGTCTATGCTCTGTAGATCCAGTGTGAGAAATGCTGGCTTGTGTGAGTGCTGACAGGAGGTCAGATCCTATGGGAAAATGTTCCTGTGGTGCAAGAAACAGGGGCTGGAGGGTTGGGGGCTAGGGAGTAGAAGGAGCCAAAGGCCATAATGACTCCTCCTGAGCAGAAAAAGCTGTGGCTGATGGGCCGGCACCTGTGccggcatagtgggtgaagctgcggcctgcagtgctggcatcccatatgggtactggttcaaatcctgggagctctacttctgatccacctctctgctatggcctgggaaaacagtagaagatggcccaagtccttgggcccctctacacacatgggacacctggaagaagcctctggcttctggcattggatCAGTAGAGCTCCAGCCTTAggagccaactggagagtgaaccagtggatggaagaactctctttccctgcctctccttctctctctctgtaactcagacttttcaatatatgaataaatctctaaacgaagggaaaaaaaagctatGGCTGAACTTAAGGGATGGGGCCCAGGATCAATGAACCCAggaagggaggagacaggaagggtcatcctggctatggcagccaccacttctcacctcctctctgagCTGCAATTGGCTGGATCTCCCCTCACACACACCAGCAGTCTACACTCTACACATTCACACCTGGTCCCTTAGGGAAATCTACACTCACAGCTCAGCCAGAAAGCACACATCTGGCATCGAAGCTCACAGGCCACaaagaacagaggaagaaaactCATCGCCCCACAATAACCAAGGACAACCGTAACTCTAGGATGTCACTGATTCCCGGGTGATCTGATTGTCAACATGCGGAGATGTCCTCCTTGTTGCTCTTCCATTCAGATCAGGAAAGGGAAAGCAAAGAGACTATTTGCAGGGGAAACAAGCTAAGTTAGAGTCCCATTTTCCAAAAAAGGATTAATTGATTTATATCTTTTAACCCACAAGTACAAAGCATATCAATAGTCACTCCCAGCCATGCCACAAGACAAAAGCTGAACACCTGAATTCACCAACTCATCTTGTATCCTACAGAAAAGTGAGGTCACTTGCAAAACACACCTTCAgaaattgccttgactgtcagATGCAGAGAATCCCAGCTTAACTGAGCACAGGCCTCTGCTAGGGCTCAAATGTAGGTAGGGAACACAGACTGTAATAGGTCAACTGCTGGGGGCACAATGTGCACATGCTAGAGAGGAGAAAACTCCAGGGAGGGGGCAATCTTTTCTAAAAGAAGAGctaacaatgtttttaaaaacttattttcattttatttgttaggAGAGCTGCAGAAAGAGATGGAAACAGCCATACTCAGATCTTCCTTCCTATGGCCCACTTCCCACATGCCTGGAATGCTGTCGtcttccttcttgctctctctcacacaaatcaaaccccaaaccATGCTGCATAACCTGGACATATCTAGGAAATACCAAGTCCCACATACATGCCAGTGCAGGTGCATCCTATCAATCTGTGGCCTGGACTTCTCAAGACATCAATCTCATCATAATCAAGTCAGGTCTAAGGAGATAGGCATTGCAGTACAATAGATTTGCC
The sequence above is drawn from the Oryctolagus cuniculus chromosome 21, mOryCun1.1, whole genome shotgun sequence genome and encodes:
- the LOC103346387 gene encoding amyloid beta A4 precursor protein-binding family B member 1-interacting protein; translation: MGADHRPKGPPGPGRGHTPASGPGPVGPRAKYHRSYRPKVRQPSLMIRKLRAIVALLTTLCGLQTRQRVCSNRVNIGPVLSTPDPTRRTGNGRRRKQTCKEEAMDTTPPYTPPREEEPMDTTPPYEPPELMDTTPPYEPPELMDTTPPYEPPELMDTTPPYEPPELMDTTPPYEPPELMDTTPP